A region of the Candidatus Palauibacter australiensis genome:
AACATCCTGGCCGAAACGGGCGTGGATGGGGATGTTCGCGTCTATCAGCTGTCCGACGACGACGTCAACAAGCTGCGTCGGGTCATCGAGAACCACTACAAGGTCGAGGGTTCGCTACGAACCGAGACCTCGATGAACGTGAAGCGTCTGATGGACATCGGATGCTATCGCGGGATGCGGCACAGGCGGAATCTGCCCGTGCGCGGCCAGCGCACGCACACCAATGCCCGGACCCGCAAGGGGCCGCGGCGCGCCGTCGCCGGTAAGAAGAAGGCGCCCCGGAAGTAGGTGCGGGAACCAGGTC
Encoded here:
- the rpsM gene encoding 30S ribosomal protein S13; its protein translation is MARIAGVDLPRNKRIEVGLTYIYGIGHSTARNILAETGVDGDVRVYQLSDDDVNKLRRVIENHYKVEGSLRTETSMNVKRLMDIGCYRGMRHRRNLPVRGQRTHTNARTRKGPRRAVAGKKKAPRK